One genomic segment of Thalassospiraceae bacterium LMO-SO8 includes these proteins:
- a CDS encoding LegC family aminotransferase: MSNGALAAAARPGAAAAEAARRLTAFLRDDLGCHGTVALHEPSFEGNEWTYVKDCLDTGWVSSAGTYVERIECLTADICGAAHGVAVVNGTAGLHAALLAVGVGPGDAVVCPALTFIATANAISYCGAVPLFADIETETGGLDPQALARLLRNECTQGPDGVVHKASRRRIAALLPVHLFGHPADMTALCALADEFALPVVEDAAEALGSRRGDRGCGSLSTVGVISFNGNKTVTTGGGGMIVTNDEALAARLKHLTTTARVADRWWFDHDAVGFNYRMPNINAALGCAQLELLPTFVARKRDLAARYSYLFDGVGGVTLFAEPTGCTSNFWLNALMFEDAATRDRFLTLTNDADIQTRPCWRLIPDTAAYQDAPRAGDLPIARAFVERIVNIPSGPRLLRGDKD; the protein is encoded by the coding sequence ATGTCTAACGGCGCCCTCGCTGCAGCAGCGCGGCCGGGCGCCGCGGCCGCCGAAGCGGCCCGCCGCCTGACGGCATTCCTGCGGGATGACCTGGGGTGCCATGGCACCGTCGCCCTGCACGAACCATCCTTCGAAGGAAACGAATGGACTTATGTGAAGGACTGTCTGGACACCGGCTGGGTGTCCTCGGCAGGGACCTACGTGGAACGCATCGAATGCCTGACCGCCGACATCTGCGGCGCCGCGCACGGCGTCGCCGTGGTCAACGGAACAGCGGGTCTGCACGCAGCCCTGCTGGCGGTCGGCGTCGGACCCGGCGACGCGGTTGTCTGCCCAGCGCTCACCTTCATCGCCACCGCCAATGCAATCAGCTACTGCGGAGCAGTCCCCCTGTTCGCCGACATCGAGACTGAAACCGGCGGGCTCGACCCGCAAGCGCTGGCCCGGCTGCTGAGGAACGAATGTACGCAGGGCCCCGACGGCGTGGTGCACAAGGCGAGCAGACGACGCATCGCGGCGTTGCTGCCCGTCCACCTGTTCGGTCACCCGGCCGACATGACGGCGCTGTGCGCCCTTGCCGATGAGTTCGCTCTGCCTGTCGTCGAGGACGCCGCCGAGGCGCTCGGCAGCCGGCGCGGCGACCGCGGCTGTGGCAGCCTGAGCACGGTCGGCGTCATCAGCTTCAACGGCAACAAGACGGTGACCACGGGCGGCGGCGGCATGATCGTGACGAACGACGAGGCGCTGGCGGCGCGACTCAAGCATCTGACGACGACGGCACGCGTTGCCGACCGCTGGTGGTTCGATCACGATGCGGTGGGATTCAACTACCGCATGCCGAACATCAACGCCGCGTTGGGCTGCGCGCAATTGGAACTGCTGCCCACCTTCGTCGCACGCAAGCGCGACCTAGCCGCGCGCTATTCGTATTTGTTTGACGGAGTCGGCGGCGTCACCTTATTCGCCGAACCTACCGGCTGCACCAGCAACTTCTGGCTCAACGCGCTGATGTTCGAAGACGCCGCAACGCGGGACAGGTTTCTCACCCTGACCAACGACGCAGACATCCAGACACGGCCCTGCTGGCGCTTGATCCCCGACACAGCAGCCTATCAGGACGCGCCCCGCGCGGGCGACCTGCCGATTGCCCGTGCATTCGTCGAACGGATCGTCAACATCCCGAGCGGCCCGCGCCTGCTGCGCGGCGACAAGGACTGA
- a CDS encoding nucleotidyltransferase family protein: MMGNWRDTIVRPHDTILAAIESIERGVLQIALVLDDDGRLIGSVTDGDVRRAILKGVTLDQPIERAMNGAPFSVTVNYDKDDLKATMLARRLHQVPVVDDSQRVTDLVVIDDLVKGGRARDNWVVLMAGGLGKRLHPLTETTPKPLIDVGGKPLLESIVEKFVNQGFRHFYLSINYKGEQIRNHFGDGGKWESVIRYLEEDMPMGTAGALSLIKDVPDTPLIVMNGDLVTEIDFNSALEFHIEQDVIGTMGVRTYDFRVDFGVVDIDNGRIKAINEKPVHKFFVNAGIYVLEPDALLDIPRGRAIDMPQLFESWMAGGRDCAAFPIHEYWLDVGRIEDLERAQREAAKTGKS, translated from the coding sequence ATGATGGGAAATTGGCGGGACACCATCGTCAGACCGCACGACACGATCCTCGCCGCGATCGAGAGCATCGAACGGGGCGTTCTGCAGATCGCCCTTGTACTCGATGACGACGGGCGCCTGATCGGATCGGTAACAGACGGCGACGTGCGGCGTGCGATCCTCAAGGGCGTCACCCTGGATCAGCCGATCGAGCGCGCCATGAACGGGGCACCGTTCAGCGTCACCGTCAACTATGACAAGGACGACCTTAAGGCCACCATGCTTGCACGCCGTCTGCATCAGGTTCCAGTCGTCGACGACAGCCAACGCGTGACTGATCTGGTGGTCATCGACGATCTCGTGAAAGGCGGGCGGGCGAGGGACAATTGGGTCGTCCTGATGGCGGGAGGCCTCGGCAAGCGTCTGCACCCGTTGACCGAGACCACGCCGAAACCCCTAATCGATGTCGGCGGCAAACCGCTCCTTGAGAGCATCGTCGAGAAGTTCGTCAATCAAGGATTCCGGCATTTCTACCTGTCGATCAACTACAAGGGCGAACAGATCCGCAACCACTTCGGCGACGGTGGAAAGTGGGAGTCCGTGATCCGCTACCTCGAAGAGGACATGCCCATGGGAACCGCCGGTGCACTAAGCCTGATCAAGGATGTGCCCGACACGCCGCTGATCGTCATGAACGGCGATCTGGTGACCGAGATCGATTTCAATAGCGCCCTCGAGTTCCACATCGAACAAGACGTGATCGGAACCATGGGCGTTCGGACCTATGACTTCCGCGTCGATTTTGGCGTTGTCGATATCGATAACGGCCGGATCAAGGCGATTAACGAGAAACCCGTGCACAAGTTTTTCGTGAACGCGGGCATCTATGTTCTGGAGCCTGACGCGCTCCTGGATATCCCGCGCGGCAGAGCAATCGACATGCCACAGTTGTTCGAATCGTGGATGGCCGGCGGCCGCGACTGCGCCGCTTTTCCGATCCACGAATATTGGCTGGACGTCGGTCGTATCGAAGATTTAGAAAGGGCCCAACGCGAGGCCGCCAAGACCGGCAAATCGTGA
- a CDS encoding MaoC family dehydratase produces the protein MDTKVLNLDDISVGQSARREFTFSKDVVTRFGDLVDDHAPVHFDAGFAESQGFDGTIVHGYLLASLFSGLLGERLPGPNTVINALSLKYHQPVPVGETVTFEATVDQISPAVGAVLLKLTAAKSDGEIAVSGRTTCSFRTS, from the coding sequence GTGGACACGAAAGTGCTCAATCTCGACGATATCAGCGTTGGCCAATCGGCACGGCGCGAGTTCACCTTTTCCAAGGACGTCGTTACGCGGTTCGGCGATCTTGTGGATGACCATGCACCCGTTCATTTCGACGCCGGGTTCGCCGAGAGCCAAGGGTTCGACGGCACCATAGTCCACGGATATCTGCTTGCCAGCCTGTTTTCCGGACTTCTGGGCGAGCGGCTGCCTGGCCCGAATACTGTTATCAATGCCCTGTCGCTGAAATATCACCAACCTGTTCCAGTCGGTGAGACCGTCACCTTCGAGGCCACCGTCGATCAGATCAGCCCTGCGGTCGGCGCCGTGCTCCTCAAGCTGACAGCCGCCAAGTCCGATGGCGAGATCGCCGTGAGCGGCCGCACCACGTGCAGTTTCAGGACGTCCTGA
- a CDS encoding methyltransferase domain-containing protein, giving the protein MNQVSDQSYVSRLRTVIGSRFPYFKGTIDRQIDEFGQDWVDFFDSEMAIFFSREPEAFDKAVEGYGRFALEAMKLQVAFDKTRRYTAKTYEEASQEVYQNEQYMLELYLPGILLSHFLWRHHYRQHIFFCEKFAPRILAHGGEMFYDVGIGTGFYSKEMLSLKPGMRGKGFDMSPFSKKFTQNTMTSFGFSDRYDVTLGDITQASDVPPSPFIVNIEVLEHLEDPQTFLNALSGMLQKGGFGLISAALTAPNADHIYLYNDRREVAAQLLKAGFTILDEIEDPAYEPKTPANSVPRNAAFIVTK; this is encoded by the coding sequence ATGAACCAAGTATCGGATCAGTCCTACGTCTCGCGCCTGAGAACCGTCATCGGCTCCCGCTTTCCTTATTTCAAAGGGACGATCGATCGTCAAATCGACGAGTTTGGTCAAGACTGGGTCGATTTCTTCGACAGCGAGATGGCGATATTTTTCTCCCGCGAGCCCGAGGCATTCGACAAGGCAGTGGAGGGATACGGCCGTTTTGCACTTGAAGCGATGAAGCTTCAGGTCGCCTTTGACAAGACCCGGCGGTATACTGCAAAAACCTACGAGGAGGCCTCCCAGGAGGTTTATCAAAACGAGCAGTACATGCTTGAATTGTATTTGCCCGGGATTCTCCTCTCTCATTTTCTTTGGCGACATCATTACAGGCAGCACATCTTTTTTTGTGAGAAATTTGCGCCTCGGATTCTCGCGCATGGTGGCGAGATGTTCTATGACGTCGGAATCGGGACGGGCTTTTACTCCAAGGAAATGCTTTCGCTGAAACCTGGGATGCGGGGGAAAGGGTTCGATATGAGCCCGTTCTCCAAGAAATTCACCCAGAACACGATGACGTCGTTCGGGTTCAGCGACCGCTACGACGTCACTCTGGGCGACATCACGCAAGCATCTGACGTGCCCCCGTCACCGTTCATCGTGAATATCGAAGTCCTCGAGCACCTCGAAGATCCGCAAACTTTCCTCAACGCGCTCTCGGGGATGCTCCAGAAAGGTGGGTTTGGATTGATCTCCGCCGCGCTGACAGCACCAAACGCGGATCACATCTATCTCTACAACGACCGACGGGAAGTGGCGGCCCAGTTGTTGAAGGCAGGTTTCACGATTCTGGACGAGATCGAAGACCCTGCCTACGAGCCGAAGACTCCAGCCAACAGCGTTCCGCGCAACGCGGCGTTCATCGTGACGAAGTAA
- a CDS encoding NAD-dependent 4,6-dehydratase LegB produces MTSSPKRILVTGADGFIGSHLTEALVRRGHDVRAFVYYNSFNSWGWLDHAASDVRESVDVFAGDVRDAHGVREAMKGRDVVLHLAALIAIPYSYHSPATYVETNIQGTLNVLQAAADKGATHVVHTSTSEVYGTARFVPITEDHPLQGQSPYSATKIAADQMALAFHRSFETPVAVIRPFNTYGPRQSARAVLPTIIIQALAGQTRLQLGALHPTRDFSFVADTVRAFVMLAETGRGVGEVINIGSNFEISIGDAVDVIAAATGVALESETDDQRLRPDKSEVERLWADNSKAREVLGWTPKYGGLEGFKRGIAETIEWFRMSGHLTRYKADRYNV; encoded by the coding sequence ATGACTTCATCACCGAAACGCATTCTGGTTACCGGTGCCGACGGATTCATCGGCTCCCACCTGACCGAGGCCCTTGTTCGGCGTGGGCACGATGTGCGCGCGTTCGTCTATTACAACTCGTTTAACTCTTGGGGCTGGCTTGATCACGCGGCTTCGGACGTGCGCGAAAGCGTCGACGTGTTCGCGGGCGACGTGCGCGACGCCCACGGGGTTCGCGAGGCCATGAAGGGCCGAGACGTTGTCCTGCACCTTGCGGCGTTGATCGCCATTCCCTACTCCTACCATTCACCGGCGACCTACGTGGAGACCAACATCCAGGGGACCCTCAACGTGTTGCAGGCCGCCGCCGACAAGGGGGCGACCCACGTGGTTCACACCTCGACAAGCGAGGTCTACGGGACGGCCCGGTTCGTTCCCATCACCGAGGATCACCCACTGCAGGGCCAATCACCCTATTCGGCGACGAAGATCGCCGCCGACCAGATGGCGCTTGCGTTCCATCGATCCTTTGAAACGCCGGTCGCGGTGATCCGCCCATTCAACACCTACGGGCCTCGGCAGTCGGCCCGTGCCGTCCTGCCGACGATCATCATTCAAGCCCTCGCCGGTCAGACGCGGCTTCAACTCGGTGCACTACATCCGACGCGGGACTTCTCTTTTGTCGCCGACACAGTCCGGGCCTTCGTGATGCTGGCCGAGACCGGCCGCGGCGTGGGCGAGGTGATCAACATCGGTAGCAATTTCGAAATCTCGATCGGCGACGCGGTCGACGTCATTGCCGCAGCCACCGGCGTGGCACTCGAGTCGGAAACCGACGACCAGCGCCTGCGTCCGGATAAGAGCGAAGTGGAACGCCTGTGGGCCGACAACTCCAAGGCGCGCGAGGTGCTCGGTTGGACGCCCAAGTACGGTGGCTTGGAAGGCTTCAAGCGGGGCATCGCGGAAACCATCGAATGGTTCCGCATGTCCGGCCATCTGACGCGCTATAAGGCCGACCGATACAATGTCTAA
- a CDS encoding acylneuraminate cytidylyltransferase family protein, with translation MSERNLQHSATNQTPQMIDGKTCLGVIVGRGGSKGLPGKNVADLAGRPLVAWSVSAALESVHLDHTILSSDDDAIIAAANDAGCDVPFRRPSELATDTAPVADAMIHALDHLDGNFDYVVLLPATSPLRTGADIDACIEACHTGADCAVTVCESAKPVEWACRLGPDGRLTPVIPGDGLLTRRQDIAPTYLPNGAVYVVRTDWFRQHRAFYSQNLVACVMPDERSIDIDTELDLMTARLLAERQAAARKRKIP, from the coding sequence ATGTCCGAGCGGAACCTTCAGCATTCCGCAACGAACCAGACGCCCCAGATGATCGATGGAAAAACCTGTCTCGGCGTGATCGTCGGCCGCGGTGGCTCCAAGGGCCTGCCGGGCAAGAACGTTGCGGATCTGGCCGGTCGGCCCCTGGTTGCCTGGAGCGTCTCGGCGGCACTGGAGTCGGTCCATCTTGACCACACCATCCTGTCATCCGACGACGACGCCATCATCGCCGCAGCCAACGATGCAGGCTGCGACGTGCCGTTCCGCCGCCCGAGCGAACTGGCCACGGACACGGCACCGGTCGCCGACGCGATGATCCATGCCTTGGACCATTTGGACGGCAATTTCGACTACGTCGTTTTGCTGCCCGCCACATCGCCGTTGCGCACGGGCGCGGACATCGATGCCTGCATTGAAGCCTGCCACACCGGCGCAGATTGCGCCGTGACGGTCTGCGAAAGCGCAAAGCCCGTCGAATGGGCATGCCGCCTGGGACCAGATGGACGCCTCACACCCGTGATTCCCGGTGACGGCCTGCTCACCCGACGTCAGGACATCGCGCCCACCTACCTGCCGAACGGCGCGGTCTATGTCGTCCGCACGGATTGGTTCCGCCAGCATCGTGCATTCTACAGCCAAAATCTCGTCGCCTGCGTAATGCCGGACGAACGATCCATCGATATCGACACCGAACTGGACTTGATGACGGCCCGCCTGTTGGCCGAAAGGCAGGCGGCAGCGCGGAAAAGAAAAATTCCATGA
- a CDS encoding acetyltransferase: protein MTRPLVIIGAGGHAAVVLDAARASGWEIVGLADADPARQGQCVLDAPVFGGDDAVFAHAPSDVLLMIGIGSTANTALRREIFDRFAAHGYDFATVIHPAAIVARDVTLGAGTVVMAGAIIQTRCRLGSNVIVNTGAQIDHDGTVGDHAHIAPGAVLSGDVTVGDGAHIGVGTTVLQGIAVGETSVCAAGAVVIRNVAGGSTVAGNPAREIE, encoded by the coding sequence GTGACCCGTCCTCTCGTCATCATCGGCGCCGGCGGCCATGCTGCAGTGGTGTTGGACGCGGCCCGCGCGTCGGGATGGGAGATTGTCGGCCTCGCCGACGCCGACCCGGCACGGCAGGGTCAGTGCGTTCTCGACGCGCCGGTGTTCGGGGGGGACGACGCAGTTTTCGCGCACGCCCCGTCGGACGTCTTGTTGATGATCGGAATCGGATCCACAGCGAACACGGCATTGCGCCGTGAGATTTTTGACCGCTTCGCGGCACATGGCTACGACTTCGCCACGGTAATCCACCCGGCGGCTATCGTGGCGCGCGATGTGACCCTCGGAGCCGGCACCGTCGTCATGGCGGGAGCGATCATCCAGACCCGCTGCCGGCTGGGCTCGAACGTAATCGTCAACACCGGCGCGCAGATCGACCACGACGGAACGGTCGGCGACCATGCCCATATCGCGCCAGGCGCCGTACTGTCCGGCGACGTGACGGTGGGTGATGGCGCGCATATCGGAGTCGGCACAACGGTATTGCAGGGTATCGCCGTGGGCGAGACATCGGTATGCGCGGCGGGCGCCGTCGTGATCCGCAACGTTGCCGGCGGCAGCACGGTTGCAGGCAATCCCGCACGGGAGATCGAATGA
- a CDS encoding transcription termination/antitermination NusG family protein, giving the protein MKWYVVYTQAGKEQVAVQNLTKQGFTTYLPRYRKRCRHARRVYDVMTPLFPRYLFVRMNPALQRWRSINGTIGVSYLLSDGPDPIAIPDEIIDAIHDQERDGIVQVAPPPFTKGQKICVTDGPFAEIEGLFECVDDEHRVVLLLEFMGRVVRTHLPGHAVTAA; this is encoded by the coding sequence ATGAAGTGGTACGTCGTCTACACCCAGGCCGGCAAGGAACAGGTCGCCGTCCAGAACCTAACCAAGCAGGGCTTCACCACCTACCTGCCGCGCTATCGCAAGCGCTGCCGGCACGCGCGCCGCGTCTACGACGTCATGACGCCGCTGTTCCCGCGTTATCTGTTCGTGCGCATGAACCCGGCACTGCAGCGCTGGCGGTCAATCAACGGCACCATCGGCGTCAGCTACCTGCTCAGTGATGGCCCCGACCCGATCGCCATCCCAGACGAGATCATTGACGCAATCCACGATCAGGAACGGGACGGCATCGTCCAAGTCGCACCGCCGCCCTTCACCAAAGGGCAGAAAATCTGCGTCACGGACGGCCCGTTCGCGGAGATCGAAGGCCTGTTCGAATGCGTCGACGACGAACACCGCGTCGTCCTTCTACTGGAATTCATGGGCCGCGTCGTACGCACCCACCTGCCCGGCCACGCCGTCACGGCGGCCTGA
- a CDS encoding acyl carrier protein, whose translation MASVSEAEQRIFAAITPIFREVLEDSTLELSRMLDAHQVEAWDSLNHITLVVELEGAFGIQFTTDELAAMANVGDLVDCLLAKGVG comes from the coding sequence ATGGCATCCGTGTCTGAGGCCGAACAGCGAATTTTCGCGGCCATCACCCCGATTTTCAGAGAAGTCCTTGAGGACAGCACCCTGGAGTTGAGCCGCATGCTCGACGCCCACCAGGTCGAAGCGTGGGACTCTCTCAACCACATTACCCTCGTGGTCGAACTCGAAGGCGCTTTCGGAATTCAATTCACCACCGACGAACTGGCAGCAATGGCGAACGTCGGCGATCTGGTCGATTGCCTCCTAGCGAAAGGCGTTGGATAA
- a CDS encoding winged helix-turn-helix transcriptional regulator: protein MATGKFDAQNRSQMAETTLDLLDAVAENEAISQRGLAERLGVALGLTNAVLKRCVKKGLLKIRQVPARRYAYYLTPQGFAEKSRLTAEYLSHSLQFYRTARQEYADIFRYCATRGWNRVVVVGATDLAEIATLAAAGTGVAIVGILDPGRNEALFCDLPIYQKLDDIPSSRRPNAVIIADLADPQLVFDGLSAVLPEGRVLTPKFMRVTGASTQPLAGANDI from the coding sequence ATGGCAACCGGAAAATTTGACGCCCAGAACCGCAGCCAAATGGCGGAGACGACCCTGGATCTGCTGGACGCGGTCGCGGAGAACGAAGCCATCTCGCAACGCGGTCTGGCCGAACGCCTGGGCGTCGCCCTGGGCCTGACCAATGCCGTCCTCAAGCGATGCGTGAAGAAGGGCCTGCTGAAGATTCGCCAGGTTCCCGCCAGGCGCTACGCCTACTACCTGACGCCGCAGGGCTTCGCGGAAAAGAGCCGGTTGACCGCCGAGTATCTCAGCCACTCCTTGCAGTTCTACCGCACGGCGCGCCAGGAGTACGCCGATATCTTCCGCTATTGCGCGACCCGGGGTTGGAACCGAGTGGTCGTCGTCGGCGCCACGGACCTCGCCGAGATCGCCACCCTCGCGGCCGCGGGAACCGGCGTGGCGATCGTCGGCATCCTCGACCCCGGCCGCAACGAAGCCCTGTTTTGCGACCTGCCGATCTATCAGAAACTCGACGACATCCCGTCGTCCCGGCGCCCCAACGCCGTGATCATCGCCGATCTGGCCGATCCGCAGCTGGTCTTCGACGGACTTTCCGCCGTGCTGCCGGAAGGTCGCGTGTTGACGCCGAAGTTCATGCGGGTCACGGGCGCCTCGACACAACCTCTCGCGGGAGCGAACGACATATGA
- the neuB gene encoding N-acetylneuraminate synthase, which produces MVRRKICVLTATRAEYGLLVPLLRAIEARDDLSLQLVVTGTHLSDAFGRTADTIEADGFSIARRIEILQPGDDAQAAADTMAAALSAFTACLIDLAADALVLLGDRYEILSAATAATLTGIPIAHIHGGEVTEGAFDDALRHAVTKMAQLHFAAAEPYRQRIIQMGECPAHVHTVGALAADNLRTLTFLDRAALESRLGRPLGTPLLVATYHPVTMAGDGGLAGVEALIAALERRSDAAVVFTGVNADPGRDAVARAVQAFVERSRGRASLHVSLGSHHYLSLMKIADVVIGNSSSGVIEAPMIGTPTVNIGPRQAGRLRMASVVDCDAAADAIDAALTRALALGKPEGLSDENPFGDGHAGARMAELLAATDLTSLHRNSFHDIMPAVPITQAPVLVIAEAGVNHNGSPDTAKALIDAAAAAGADAVKFQSFKADDLVTAEAAKAAYQSDRTGSDGSQRDMLRALELDEAAQHDLAAHCRAKGIAFLSTPFDMASLRFLADSLALTTIKIGSGDLTNAPLLLEVAQRGRSAILSTGMARMDEIEAALGVLAFGYTNPGGRPERAAFDRAFRSRAGQAALVDKVTLLQCTTEYPAPAADLNLRAMDSLSARFGLAVGFSDHSDGPAAALAAVARGARVIEKHLTLDRTMMGPDHAASMEPADFAAMTAAIRAVEQAIGDGLKRPLEIENANKTVARKSLVAARPIGKGETFTTENLTVKRPETGVPALEYFDWIGRRAARDFAADEMIS; this is translated from the coding sequence ATGGTCCGCCGCAAAATCTGCGTACTGACGGCGACACGGGCCGAGTACGGCCTTCTCGTGCCGCTGCTGCGCGCGATCGAGGCCCGCGACGATCTGTCGCTGCAACTGGTCGTGACGGGAACCCATCTGTCCGACGCGTTTGGTCGCACGGCCGACACCATCGAGGCCGACGGCTTTTCGATCGCACGGCGCATCGAAATTCTGCAACCGGGCGACGACGCGCAAGCGGCCGCCGACACGATGGCGGCAGCGCTGTCCGCCTTCACCGCTTGTCTCATCGACCTGGCAGCGGATGCTCTGGTCCTTCTCGGCGATCGCTACGAAATCCTCTCCGCCGCCACCGCGGCGACGCTGACAGGGATACCGATCGCCCATATCCACGGCGGCGAGGTGACCGAGGGCGCGTTCGACGACGCCCTGCGTCATGCCGTCACCAAGATGGCGCAACTGCATTTCGCCGCCGCCGAGCCCTATCGGCAGCGAATAATTCAAATGGGTGAGTGCCCGGCGCATGTCCACACGGTCGGCGCGCTGGCGGCGGACAATCTCAGGACCCTTACCTTCCTGGACCGCGCCGCCCTGGAATCGCGCCTGGGACGGCCGCTCGGCACGCCCCTGCTGGTCGCGACCTATCATCCCGTGACCATGGCAGGTGACGGCGGTCTTGCCGGCGTCGAAGCCCTGATCGCGGCCCTGGAGCGGCGGTCCGATGCCGCCGTCGTGTTCACCGGGGTCAACGCGGATCCCGGCCGCGACGCGGTCGCACGCGCGGTCCAGGCATTCGTCGAGCGCAGCCGTGGGCGAGCCTCGCTGCATGTCTCGCTGGGCAGCCATCACTATCTCAGCCTGATGAAGATCGCCGACGTCGTGATCGGCAACTCGTCGAGCGGCGTGATCGAAGCGCCGATGATTGGAACCCCGACCGTCAATATCGGGCCGCGTCAAGCGGGACGCCTGCGCATGGCCAGCGTCGTCGATTGCGACGCGGCCGCCGACGCGATCGACGCCGCCCTGACCCGCGCCCTGGCGCTCGGCAAGCCTGAAGGGCTCTCGGACGAAAATCCGTTCGGCGACGGTCATGCCGGCGCAAGGATGGCGGAGCTTCTGGCTGCGACGGATCTCACCAGCCTGCACCGCAATTCGTTCCATGACATCATGCCGGCCGTCCCCATCACGCAAGCGCCCGTGCTGGTCATTGCCGAAGCCGGCGTCAACCACAACGGATCGCCCGATACGGCGAAGGCCCTGATCGATGCCGCGGCGGCCGCCGGTGCCGACGCGGTCAAATTCCAATCCTTCAAGGCCGACGATCTGGTCACTGCGGAAGCCGCAAAGGCGGCCTACCAGTCGGATCGCACCGGATCGGACGGAAGCCAGCGCGACATGCTACGCGCGCTGGAGCTGGATGAAGCGGCGCAGCACGACCTCGCGGCGCACTGCCGGGCCAAAGGCATCGCATTCTTATCGACGCCGTTCGACATGGCATCCCTACGGTTCCTTGCCGACAGTCTTGCTCTGACAACCATCAAGATCGGATCAGGTGACCTGACGAACGCGCCTCTGCTTCTCGAGGTTGCGCAACGCGGCCGCAGCGCCATCCTGTCGACCGGAATGGCGCGGATGGACGAGATTGAGGCTGCGCTGGGCGTGCTCGCCTTCGGTTACACCAATCCCGGAGGCCGGCCTGAGCGGGCCGCCTTCGATCGCGCATTCCGCAGCCGGGCCGGGCAGGCAGCGCTGGTCGACAAGGTGACGCTGCTGCAGTGTACGACCGAGTATCCAGCGCCAGCGGCCGACCTTAACCTTCGGGCCATGGATTCCCTGTCTGCTCGGTTCGGGTTAGCCGTCGGATTCTCGGACCACAGCGACGGGCCGGCCGCCGCCCTCGCCGCCGTGGCGCGGGGCGCTCGGGTGATCGAAAAACATCTCACCCTGGACCGCACGATGATGGGTCCGGATCATGCCGCGTCCATGGAGCCCGCTGATTTCGCCGCCATGACCGCGGCCATCCGCGCGGTCGAACAGGCGATCGGTGACGGCCTCAAGCGACCCCTAGAAATCGAGAACGCCAATAAGACCGTAGCGCGGAAAAGTCTGGTCGCGGCCCGGCCCATCGGCAAGGGCGAGACCTTCACCACCGAGAACCTGACAGTCAAACGGCCCGAGACGGGCGTGCCCGCCCTTGAGTACTTCGATTGGATTGGTCGCCGTGCCGCGCGAGACTTCGCCGCCGACGAGATGATTTCGTGA